The Corallococcus caeni region GGTGTAGAGCGGCTTGACCGGGATGCCCTCGGGCGTGTCCCAGGCCTCCGCGGCGCGCGTGGCGTTGCTCGCGTGGGCGCGCTGCTTCTCGACGGCCGGCGAGGGCGTCTGGGTTTCGGAGGCGTCGAAGGCGACGCGGGAGAAGTCCGGAACGGTGGGGCGCATCAGGCCACTCCCAGTTGCGTGTGCAGCGTCTTCAGGAGTTGGAACAGGTCCGCTCCCGCGTAGAGGAAGAGGTCCACGCCGGCCGCGCGGAAGGCGGCCTCGTGTTCACCGGGGCGGCCCGCGACGGCGACCGTGCGGGCGCCCTTCGCCTTGAGGGCCGCGACATAGACAGGCACGGCCTCCGGGTAGAGGGCATCCGGCCCGGAGAGGACGGCCAGCGTCGTGCCCGCCTTCGCGAACAGCTCCGCGGCGGCGTTCGCGTCCGCGAAGCCGTGGTGCTCGTCGGCCTCGATGCCGCCCACCGCGAGCACGTTGGAAATCCACGTGGAGCGCGCGGTGTGCTCGGCCACGGTGCCCAGGTTCGCCATGAAGGCGCGCGGGCGGGCGCCGTGCGCCGCGTGGTAGCGGTCGCTCGCGTCGCGCAGGGACTCGAAGGCCTCCGCAACTCGGACGGGCTGCGGCGGGGTGACGGCGCCTGCACTGTTCGCGGGCGCGGCCGGGCGGGCCTCGCGCTGCACGGGGGCTTCGTGGAGGTGGGGGAACTCGCTGACGCCCACGATGGGGAGCTTGCGCGTGCGCACGGCCTTGTCGCGCGCGGTGCGCGTCTCCGTGAGGACGCGGGCCACGTCGCCCTGCGCGATGGCCTTGCCGATGCCGCCCAGCGCCTCGATGCGCTGGAGCTCCGTCCAGGCCGCGCGGGCGAACTCGCCGGTGAGCTGCTCCAGGTAGTAGCTGCCGCCCGCGGGATCCGCGACGCGGTTGAGGCTGGACTCGTCGCGCAGGATGAGCTGCGTGTTGCGCGCGAGCCGCCGACCCAGCTCGTCCGGCGTGCCCAGGGGCTCGTCGAAGGGGGACGTGCTCACGCTGTCCGCGCCGGCGACGACGGCGGCGAAGGACTCTGCGGTGCCGCGCAGGATGTTCACCCACGGGTCGCGCCGCGTCTTGGTGGCGCTGGCGGTGCGAGCGTGCAGCGCCATGGCCTGCGACTCCGGCGCACCGCCCGAAGCGGCGACGACCTTGGACCAGAGCAGCCGCGCCGCGCGCAGCTTGGCAATCTCGGGAAAGAACTGACCGCCCACGGACAGCGCGAACTGCATGGACCGCGCGGCCTCACCGGGGGACACGCCCGCGCGCTCCAGCTCTCGCAGGTACTCCACGCCGGTGGCGATGCTCCACGCCAGCTCGTGCACGGACGTTGCGCCCGCGTCCGCCCAGGGGCGCGACGACACCAGCAGCGCGCGCAGGCCCGGAGCGTCCTTGAGCAGCGACGTGACGAGGGGCGCGGCCTCCGCCAGCGTGCGGGCCACGTCCACCTTCGCGGCGCCGTGGCGAGCGAGCGCCGCGATGGGGTCGATGCCCAGGCTGCCGCGCAGGGTCTGCTTCGCGGCGCCGGCCTTCTTCGCCAGCACCTCTAGCAGCAGGGACGCGGGACGGAGCACGTCCGAGGTCGGCTCCAGGTGCACGGGCGTGCGGTCCAGCGGCACGTGCGCGAGCAGCCGCGCCAGCGTGGCCTCATCCCTCACGTCCAGGCCGAGGGGCGCGTCCAGCAGCAGCCACACGCCCTGCGTGCCGCGCTCCAGGTCGTCGCGCAGCACCTCGGCGGTCTCGGCCACGTCGGGGCCCGCGTACTCCTGGCACAGGAGCCAGCCGCCCTCGGTGTGACCCAGGGGCTGGGTGCCACGCACATAGGGCGCGACGCCGGGCGGTTCGGCCGGGGGCGGGGCGTCCTGGGGGGTGTAGAGGGGCTGGAGGGACAGGCCGCCTTCGAGAGGCGACTGGAGCACCGTGAAGGGCTTGCCCTTGAGGTCCTTGTCCACCAGCCGGCGCCACTCCTCGACGGAAGGGGGCGGGAAGTCCGCTGCGGTAAGAGGCACGTCAGCCATGCCCCTCCCATAGGCGCATTGCCCGCCCCGGGGCAATGGGATGGTGACGCCGCCCGCGCCGTACGCCCTGTACTGGGCGTCAGGCGCAACATCAGGCGAATATTGAAGTTAAATCATTTAATTCAATTAAATCTGATTAAGCAGCTTTGACATGAATTTTTACTGCTGGTAGGGATTGGACGTCCCGGGAGTCGCACTCCCATTGGCCCGGGACATCCCCCTTGCATGGAGGCGATGTGATGAAGCGTCAAAGCCTGTTCCTGGCCCTGCTGGTGCTGCCGCTGCTGGCGTGCGGTGGCGTGGACGTCGCGTCGGAGGACGTGGCGCCGGAAGTGGAGATGGGCAGCGTGGAGTCCCAGCTGCAGCCCAACTGGGCGTCGTGCAGTGGAGACTCGGACTGCACCTCCAACCGCTGTGGCTGCAACGGCGGCACGACCCGCGTGTGTCTGCCGAACGACACGTACCCGAAGCAGTGTGGCAACTGGACGGCGTGCACCAGCGATTCGCAGTGCACGTCCAACTGGTGCGGCTGCAACGGTGGGCAGGTGAAGGTCTGCCTGCCGAACAGCAGCTATCCGAAGACCTGCACCTGAGCCGTCCGCGCCGCCGTCCGCCCACCGGACGGTGGCGCCCGGGTGGGGAGCGAACGCAGTCGGGGAGCCCGTGGATTCATGAGCCATGAGCTCCGAGTCGAAGCCTGACCTTCGCAAGCCTGGCCTTGAAGGCCAGCTCGCGCTGGACGTGGGCGGCGGCGGTTGGGCGCAGTTCCTGGTGATGCCCACGTCCTTCGTGGGCGCCGCCTGCTTCATCGCAGGGCTCACGGGCCTGCTGACGGGCGCCCATGGGACCGCACGGCCTTTTGGGTGAATCAGCGCCGGACGTCCAGGTGCGCCCGGGCGAATGACTCGAAGTCGCGCGGCGCGCGGCCGGTGACGCGCAGCACGGTGTCCGTCACGCGGTCCTCGGCGCCGTCACGGATGGACGTGTCGAGCAGCGTGAGGAAGCGCGCATAGACCTCCGGCATGCCGGACGCTTGAAGGTGCCGCTGTGCCTCCTCCGGCGTCGCGTGCACGTGCCGGATGTCGCGGCCCGACACCCGGGACAGGATGGCCGCGACGTCGTCGTAGCTCAGCGCCTGGGGCCCGGTGATGACGTGCGCGGTGTCATGGGACGCGGCATCCGCGAGCGCACGGACGCCCACCGCCGCGATGTCTCCCGCGTCCACGAAGCCCACCCGTCCCTGGCCGGTGGCCGTCACCAGCGTGCCGTCGCGCCGGAGGCCGGCGTCGTGATGGTGGCCGGGGTTGGTGAAGTTCTGCATGAACCATGACGGCTGGAGCACGCTCCACTCCGGCGCATGCGTGCGCAGGAAGCGGTGCACCTGCCCCAGCCCCGGGGCCCCCTCTGGAACGGCGGACGCGGAGAGCAGGACGACCCGCCGCACGCCGCCGGCCAGCGCGCGCTCCAGGACGGGAATCATGAGCACGGACGGGTCCTCCACCAGCCCGGGCGCGAGGACGTACATCCGGTCCACGCCCTCCAGCGCGGCCCCATGCGTGGACGGGTCCGCCCAGTCGAAGCGCACGTGCTCCGCTGCGGCGACGGGCGGCCGCGGGTCGCGCGTGGCGGTGCGTACCGTGAAGCCCTCCGCCGTGAGCCCCGCCGCGATGGGACGTCCCGTGTTGCCGGCCGCTCCGATGACGAGGATGCGCGTCATGCCTGCTCCCGGGTGAAGGACTCGAAGGTGCCCCGGGGCGCGGCCAGCGGGTTCCAGTACTCGCGGTAGTGCACGATGCGGCCGTCGCGCACCTGCATCCGCATCACGTAGTCCTGTTCGTAGGGGATGTTCCCGGGCTGCAGCGTCGCGGTGCCGTGCACCTCCAGCCAGCCCGTCGTGGGGTCCACGCTGGGGTAGCGCCGGACGTTCGTGAAGGTGAGCCCCTGGAAGTGCTGCGTGATGGGCGCGAAGTAGGCGCGGATGGCGGAGCTGCCCTCCAGCCGCGCAGGCCCGCCGAGCGAGGGGGCGTAGGGGAACTCGACGACGGCGTCCTCCGTGAAGAGGGCGAGCCAGCGCTCGACGTCCGTGGCGATGAGCGCGAGGTGCGCGTCCATCAGCCGGTCCAGGTCAGGGGAAGGGGGAGTGCGGTCCATGTGTGGCCTCCAGCAAGAGGTGATGGACCAGGAATAGGGCGTCCGTTATGGACGCTCCATGTCACTGCGTCCAAAAGAACTGTCTTTCCGTCCAATGCCTCCGGACGAAAAGACCGACGTGGTCTCCGACGTGCTGGAGACGCTGCGGTTCAAGACGCTGCTCTTCGGCCGCTTCGAGCTGGGCGCTCCCTGGGCGGTGCGCATGCCCCGCAAGGCCAACGCGTCCTTCTACGTGGTGGCGCGCGGAAGCCTGCGCCTCCAGGTGGAGGGCTCGGCGAAGCCGGTGTTCCTGTCCGCCGGGGACGTGGTGCTGCTGCCCCGCGCGCCCGCGCACGTGCTGGATGACGGCGGCCGCCGCGCCCCCGCCGCGAGCGACTTCGTCCCAGCGCAGCTGCTCCGCCCGCCCACCACGCGGCTGGGTGGAGCAGGGCCGCTCACCACGCTGGTCACCGGCTGCTTCCAGTTCGGCGTGGACCCTGAGCATCCGCTGCTGCGGGCCTTCCCCTCCATCATCCGCCTGTCCACGCAGGAGGGGCAGGGGACGCCGTCGCTCGCCGCCACCGTGCAGCTCATCACCGCGGAGACCGCCCTGCCGGGGCCGGGGAGCGCGCTGGTGCTGGGCCGGCTGGCGGACGTGCTGCTCGTCCATGCGCTGCGGGCCCAGACGGCGCTGGCGGGAGCGCGGCAGGCGGGGTGGAAGGCGCTGGCGGATCCCGCCATCGGGAACGCGCTCGCGTTGATGCACGAGCAGCCCGGCACGCCCTGGACGGTGGAGCGGCTGGCGCAGGCCGTGGGCGTGTCGCGCTCCGGGTTCGCCGCGCGCTTCCACGCGCTGGTGGGCGAGACGCCCCTGCACTACCTGGCCCACTGGCGGATGATCCGCGCCGCGCGCTGGCTGCGGGAATCCACCGACAGCCTGGACACCATCGCCGAGCGCGCCGGCTATGAGAGCGCGCCCGCCTTCAGCAAGGCCTTCAAGCGGCGCTGGGGCGTGGGCCCCGGAGCCTATCGGCGTGCGCCCACCGACGGTGAAGCCGGCGGGCTCCGTGTCGACCTGTAACAGCCGCTGACGAAAGGAGAGGCTGTCCGCGCGTCAGATTTCAGCGCGAGCCTTTAGTAATAGCAGCGCCAGTAATCGTACCCTTCGCCGTCGCAATAGCAGTAGGCGTGGCCCACGCCCCCGGGGCGAATACACGTACGCGGGTTGGCCCCGGCGGATGGACATGACATGCCATCCAGCACATCGCACTCAAGCAACACCGAGGAGGTGACGTCGGCGCCGGGCTGAGGGGCCGTCTGGCTCGTCGTGTCATCCTCCGCCGTGGGCTCCATGGCGCCACCACAGCCAACGAGCAGCCCGAGCATCAACGCTGAAACAATTCCACGCATGTGTCCTCCGGGTTGAGAGTCATTGCGAGGGTAGCACTGCCTTGTGAGCAGGCTCAAAATTCCGAGCAATGTTTCGCAGTACGTCAGTACGGTGTCTGACAGGGGTCCTGAAAGCCCCTGCCGGAGAGCGGAGCCTGGACGGGGCCGGAACAGGGCCCGTCGACAGTTGCCAGGAGTTGCTAGCTGTAAATCATGTATAGCCTGCAAGGTCTTCTTTTTCCTTCCAGGGGTGTCCTCATGCATCCGGGCCTCAAGCGCTGCTTCGTCTCCGTTGCCGTGGTGTCCACGCTGTGTGCCGGGCTGATCGCTTCGGCGGATCCGCTGACGGGGGTGTACCGGGGCGAGGTGTATTCGCAGCCGAACGCGGTGAACGCGTACTCCACCTGGCTGGGCTTCGACGTGAAGATGGGCCAGGGGCACCAGGCGAAGGACTCGTGGGGCAACATCGAGAACCCGGGCTGGCAACTGGGCGCGTGGCGCACCTGGGTGAAGGCGAAGGCGGGCCGGCGCTTCAACTATTCGGTGGCGATGTTCCCCAGCGGGCAGGGCACGCTCGCGTCGTGCGCGGCGGGTTCGTATGACCAGCGCTTCAAGAACCTGGCGACCAACCTGGTGGCCTACGAGCTCCAGGGGACCCTCATCCGCCTGGGCTGGGAGTTCAGCGGCAGCTGGATGCCCTGGTACTCCGGCAACGGCCAGCAGGCGAACTTCGCCGCGTGCTTCCGCCGCATCGTGACGGCCATGCGCACGCAGCAGCCCAACGCGGGCTTCGAGTTCGACTGGAACCCGAACTACGACATCTCCGCCGCGGACCTGAGCGCCACGTACCCGGGCGACGCTTACGTCGACTACATCGGCCTGGACATGTACGACCAGGGCTGGAACGGCGCCTATCCGATTCCGGCGGGCTGCACGGGGTCGTGCGCGCTCACGCGGTGGCAGTCGGTGTGGAACGCCCAGTTCGGGCCGGCGCTGACGAAGTTCAAGAGCTTCGCCCAATCGCATAACAAGCGGCTGTCCGTGCCCGAGTGGGGCGTCAACGACGCGGCCACGAACGGCGGCGGGGATGACACGTACTACGTGCAGCAGATGCTGGCGTTCATCTTCGACCCGGCGAACAACGTGGGCTACCACTCGTACTTCGACATCCAGGCGGCGGACGGCCACCACCAGCTGTCCAGCGCGGACGCCAACGGCGGCAACACCTTCGTCACCGAGTTCCCCAACGCCGCCGCTGTCTTCAAGAATTACTACGCGGGCCTGAACCCGCAGCCCGCGCAGCTGTCCACCACGAAGGCCACGGTGAGCCCGGCGACGGTGACGCGCGGCCAGTCCTTCAACGTGACGGGCACCGTGACGTCCTCCACCGCGCGCACGCTGGTGGTGAAGTATGAGATCCGCAACGCGGTCGGCTCGGCGCTGGTGACATCCGCGCAGTACGTGAACCAGGTCTTCACCGCGGGCCAGACGCGCAGCTACACGTCCGCGTTCACCATTCCCACGTCGCTGAGCGCTGGCACCTACCGCGTGGACACGCTCGTCTACACGGCGGACTGGTCGCAGACGCTGCTGTACCGCAACGACACGACCTTCACCGTGAATTGAGCGGGCGGACGTCGGTGGGGCGGCGACGGCCTGCTCCAGGCCCTCGGTCCACTCCCGCGGGCACGACTCGTCAACGGCGAACGTGACCCTTGGACGAAGGGGGGAAGGACCCGCGGGGCCTCACGGCGTGGAGCTGTCGGGCGTCACCAGCAGCCGGACCGCCTCCACGACGGAGCGCCTGCGCCGGCGGAGCTCCGCGGGCGTGGGAGGGCTGCTGGTGGCGCAATAGGACAGAGGGAAGGCCCACGTCTTGGACAGCGCCAGCACCAGCGCCAGCAGCTCGTCCGCCGCGAAGTGCTTCGACACGAGCCCTTCCTTCTGGGCCTTCGCGATGGCGGCTGCCTTGTGCTGGTTGTTGCGCGCGACCGGCTCCGGGATGTCCACGGTGGGGCCGTGCTCCAACTCGTACCAGGTGGCCAGGCGCAGCACCTGCGGCCGGGCCTGGAAGCCGTCGAACAGCCGCCCCGCGTAGGCGGGCAGGTCCGCCGCGTCGATGGGCGTCTCACGCGCCACCTCCGCCACGTGCGCTTCGAACACGGCGTCGAACAGCTGCTCCTTGCTGCCGAAGTACGAATAGATGAGCGCCTTGTTGCACCCCGCCGCCGCCGCGATGCGGTCCACGCGCGCGCCCGCGATGCCCCGCTCCGAGAACTCCGCCGCGGCCGCCTCCAACAAGCGCTGCCGGGTCTTCTGCGCGTCTCCAGCCATGCCGCCCCACCATGCCCCAGCCCACTCCGGGTTGCACCCTTTCCGGGGGCCCTTTATATCTATGTAACCAACCAGTTAGTTGAAAGGATTCCCGCCATGGGTGCTCCCTCTGAGAAGTCCCTTGTCTGGCTCATCACCGGCTCCTCGCGGGGGCTGGGACGCAGCTTCGCGGAGGCCGTGCTGGCGGCCGGGCACCGGCTGGTGGCCACGGCGCGCAAGCCGGAGCAGCTGTCGTCGCTGGTGGAGCGCTACGGGGACCGGGTCCGCGCGGTGGCGCTGGACGTGACGAACCCCGAGCAGGCGAGGGCGGCGGTGAAGGCGGCGGTGGACGCGTTCGGCCGCCTGGACGTGGTGGTGAACAACGCGGGCTACGGCAGCCTCGCGCCCATCGAGCAGGTGACGGACGAGGACTTCCGCTCGCAGCTGGACACCAACCTGTTCGGGGTGATGAACGTGACGCGCGCGGCGCTGCCGGTCTTGCGCGAGCAGCGCTCCGGGCACGTCATCCAGGTGTCGTCCATTGGAGGCCGCCTGTCGACGCCGGGGCTGGGCGCGTATCAGGCCGCCAAGTGGGCCGTGGGGGGCTTCTCCGAGGTGCTGGCCAAAGAAGTGGCGCCCTTCGGCGTGAAGGTGACGGTGCTGGAGCCGGGCGGCTTCCGCACGGACTGGGCGGGGGCGTCCATGACCATCCCGGACTTCCGGCCGGAGTACGCGCCCACGGTGGGCGTGGTCGCGCAGCACATGCGTTCGCGCACGGGCAAGGAGCCGGGGGACCCGGACCGCGCGGCCCAGGTGCTGCTCCAGGTGGCCGCGATGGCGTCGCCGCCGCTGCACCTGGTGCTGGGCGGCGACGCGTTCGAGCTGTCGCAGGAGAAGCTGGACGCGCTCAAGACGGAGGACCAGAAGTGGAAGGACCTGTCGCTGTCCACCGACTTCCCGGAGGCCCGAGGGCCCGCCCCGCGCCTGTGACGGCTACCAGAGGTTGCGGCCGTCCACGAACCTCACGCGCACCGCGTCCAGGTTGAAGTCGTCGAACAGGCGCGCGTTGAGGCCCACCTTGAACTGGCCGGGCACGGGCGCGTTGTTCTCCCAGACGGGCGTGTCCGTCCAAGTGCCGCAGCCGCACTGCTGGCAGTGGTGGTGCGCGACGGGCGCGTTGCGGTCGTAGGTGGCCACCTGGTCGCGGCTCGTGAACTTCACCTGCTCCGGAGGGTAGTAGGCCCAGAGCACGCCGCGCTTGGAGCAGAAGGTGCAGTTGCAGCGGGTGACGTCCCTGGGCGGCGCGGTCACCTCGAACCGCGTCGCGCCGCAGTGACAGCTTCCCTTCAGGGGCGTGGCTTCGCTCATGCCGCCATCATCCGGAGCGCCGCGCTTCCTGGAAGCGGAGGGCGCGGGCGGTGTTCGTGCGTCGACGCTCGCACCGGGAGCACGGGTGGTCTCCGCCTGCCTTGACAGGCCTGGGGACAGTCGTGAGGATGCAAATCATTATCAACTTGGAGCCAAGAGACGGGGCCACGCGGTGGTCACGGTGCTGAGCCTCGCCGCGCTGTGCTTCTGCGCGTCCGCGGTGTCATGGCTGGCCTGTGGCGGCCGTGCGCGGTGGGCTGCGTCGGTGCCGGGGCTCGCGTCGCTGGGGTGCTGCCTGGCCGGCTTCGGGCTGGTGGCGGGGCTGCTGGTGTTGGGGGCGCTGGCGATGACGGCGGCCTCGGTGTTGGTGCTGGTGCTCGCCCCCCGGCCCGCCCGGGCGCGCGCCTTCGCGTGGGTGAGTGGCGTGGCCGGGCTGGTGCCCGTGGTGCTGATGGGCGTGGGGCGATGAGCGCGGGGCGCGGGGACAAGGCCGCGAATCACTCCGTGGCTCGGACGCTGGCGGTGGTGGTGGGTGCGCCGCTGGTCGCCTTCGCGGTGGGGGCGGCGGTCATGGCCTTCCTGCCGGTGTCGGGACCATGGGCCTTCGCGCTGGGCTTCCACCTGGTGCTGCCCGTGTGGGTGGGGCTCGCGTGCACGCTGCCGCTGGCACGGGATGGCCGGGTGGCGTGGGGAGTGTGCCTGGCGGTGGTGGTGCCGGTGGCGGTCGCGCTGATGCTTCGAGGCCCGCGATGAAGCTGTCGCCCCGGACGTTCCGCATCCAGTTCGACCTGCACGCGTGGGCGGGCGTCATCGCCAGCCTGTTCCTGTTCATCATCTTCTTCTGCGGTGTCTTCGCGATGTTCCGCGAGGAGCTGGAGGTGTGGCAGGAGCCCGCGCTCCACGTCGCGCCGCCCTCGGAGTCGCCGCCGTCGTTCGACGCGATGCTCGCGCGGGTGAAGGAGCAGGGGCCGCTGCCGCGTGGCGCGCACGTGGGGCTGCTCACGCACGAAGAGACGCGCTTCATCACCGCGTACCTCTTCGAGCCCGCCGGGCTGCGCGTGGTGTGGCTGGATCCGC contains the following coding sequences:
- a CDS encoding methylmalonyl-CoA mutase family protein, with translation MADVPLTAADFPPPSVEEWRRLVDKDLKGKPFTVLQSPLEGGLSLQPLYTPQDAPPPAEPPGVAPYVRGTQPLGHTEGGWLLCQEYAGPDVAETAEVLRDDLERGTQGVWLLLDAPLGLDVRDEATLARLLAHVPLDRTPVHLEPTSDVLRPASLLLEVLAKKAGAAKQTLRGSLGIDPIAALARHGAAKVDVARTLAEAAPLVTSLLKDAPGLRALLVSSRPWADAGATSVHELAWSIATGVEYLRELERAGVSPGEAARSMQFALSVGGQFFPEIAKLRAARLLWSKVVAASGGAPESQAMALHARTASATKTRRDPWVNILRGTAESFAAVVAGADSVSTSPFDEPLGTPDELGRRLARNTQLILRDESSLNRVADPAGGSYYLEQLTGEFARAAWTELQRIEALGGIGKAIAQGDVARVLTETRTARDKAVRTRKLPIVGVSEFPHLHEAPVQREARPAAPANSAGAVTPPQPVRVAEAFESLRDASDRYHAAHGARPRAFMANLGTVAEHTARSTWISNVLAVGGIEADEHHGFADANAAAELFAKAGTTLAVLSGPDALYPEAVPVYVAALKAKGARTVAVAGRPGEHEAAFRAAGVDLFLYAGADLFQLLKTLHTQLGVA
- a CDS encoding NAD(P)H-binding protein; this encodes MTRILVIGAAGNTGRPIAAGLTAEGFTVRTATRDPRPPVAAAEHVRFDWADPSTHGAALEGVDRMYVLAPGLVEDPSVLMIPVLERALAGGVRRVVLLSASAVPEGAPGLGQVHRFLRTHAPEWSVLQPSWFMQNFTNPGHHHDAGLRRDGTLVTATGQGRVGFVDAGDIAAVGVRALADAASHDTAHVITGPQALSYDDVAAILSRVSGRDIRHVHATPEEAQRHLQASGMPEVYARFLTLLDTSIRDGAEDRVTDTVLRVTGRAPRDFESFARAHLDVRR
- a CDS encoding nuclear transport factor 2 family protein; its protein translation is MDRTPPSPDLDRLMDAHLALIATDVERWLALFTEDAVVEFPYAPSLGGPARLEGSSAIRAYFAPITQHFQGLTFTNVRRYPSVDPTTGWLEVHGTATLQPGNIPYEQDYVMRMQVRDGRIVHYREYWNPLAAPRGTFESFTREQA
- a CDS encoding AraC family transcriptional regulator; translation: MPPDEKTDVVSDVLETLRFKTLLFGRFELGAPWAVRMPRKANASFYVVARGSLRLQVEGSAKPVFLSAGDVVLLPRAPAHVLDDGGRRAPAASDFVPAQLLRPPTTRLGGAGPLTTLVTGCFQFGVDPEHPLLRAFPSIIRLSTQEGQGTPSLAATVQLITAETALPGPGSALVLGRLADVLLVHALRAQTALAGARQAGWKALADPAIGNALALMHEQPGTPWTVERLAQAVGVSRSGFAARFHALVGETPLHYLAHWRMIRAARWLRESTDSLDTIAERAGYESAPAFSKAFKRRWGVGPGAYRRAPTDGEAGGLRVDL
- a CDS encoding glycoside hydrolase family 26 protein, encoding MHPGLKRCFVSVAVVSTLCAGLIASADPLTGVYRGEVYSQPNAVNAYSTWLGFDVKMGQGHQAKDSWGNIENPGWQLGAWRTWVKAKAGRRFNYSVAMFPSGQGTLASCAAGSYDQRFKNLATNLVAYELQGTLIRLGWEFSGSWMPWYSGNGQQANFAACFRRIVTAMRTQQPNAGFEFDWNPNYDISAADLSATYPGDAYVDYIGLDMYDQGWNGAYPIPAGCTGSCALTRWQSVWNAQFGPALTKFKSFAQSHNKRLSVPEWGVNDAATNGGGDDTYYVQQMLAFIFDPANNVGYHSYFDIQAADGHHQLSSADANGGNTFVTEFPNAAAVFKNYYAGLNPQPAQLSTTKATVSPATVTRGQSFNVTGTVTSSTARTLVVKYEIRNAVGSALVTSAQYVNQVFTAGQTRSYTSAFTIPTSLSAGTYRVDTLVYTADWSQTLLYRNDTTFTVN
- a CDS encoding TetR family transcriptional regulator, whose product is MAGDAQKTRQRLLEAAAAEFSERGIAGARVDRIAAAAGCNKALIYSYFGSKEQLFDAVFEAHVAEVARETPIDAADLPAYAGRLFDGFQARPQVLRLATWYELEHGPTVDIPEPVARNNQHKAAAIAKAQKEGLVSKHFAADELLALVLALSKTWAFPLSYCATSSPPTPAELRRRRRSVVEAVRLLVTPDSSTP
- a CDS encoding oxidoreductase, producing the protein MGAPSEKSLVWLITGSSRGLGRSFAEAVLAAGHRLVATARKPEQLSSLVERYGDRVRAVALDVTNPEQARAAVKAAVDAFGRLDVVVNNAGYGSLAPIEQVTDEDFRSQLDTNLFGVMNVTRAALPVLREQRSGHVIQVSSIGGRLSTPGLGAYQAAKWAVGGFSEVLAKEVAPFGVKVTVLEPGGFRTDWAGASMTIPDFRPEYAPTVGVVAQHMRSRTGKEPGDPDRAAQVLLQVAAMASPPLHLVLGGDAFELSQEKLDALKTEDQKWKDLSLSTDFPEARGPAPRL
- a CDS encoding GFA family protein, which produces MSEATPLKGSCHCGATRFEVTAPPRDVTRCNCTFCSKRGVLWAYYPPEQVKFTSRDQVATYDRNAPVAHHHCQQCGCGTWTDTPVWENNAPVPGQFKVGLNARLFDDFNLDAVRVRFVDGRNLW